One region of Epilithonimonas zeae genomic DNA includes:
- the thiL gene encoding thiamine-phosphate kinase codes for MLEDKSQELTPISKLGEFGLIKHLTENFPIVQTSTKVSIGDDAAVIDSENQKVVVSTDMLAEGVHFNLGYVPLKHLGYKAVVVNLSDIAAMNATPTQILVSVAVSNRFPVEALEEIYAGIALACNRYKVDLIGGDTTSSNAGLVISVTAIGLENEEKIVKRNGTKPNDLLVVTGDLGGAYLGLQILEREHSVYLANPNMQPEMEGYDYILERQLKPEARTDIKKKLEELDILPTSMIDVSDGLASEILHLSDQSKVGFNVYEEKLPMDETTIHTADELNLNPAMAALNGGEDYELLFTIASSDFDKIKNHPDFTIIGHATEEAQGSFLVARGSNQLIPLTAQGWDAFLNKE; via the coding sequence ATGCTCGAAGATAAATCACAAGAATTAACGCCTATTTCCAAGTTGGGAGAATTTGGATTGATAAAACATTTGACCGAAAACTTTCCAATTGTTCAAACTTCAACCAAAGTTTCAATTGGCGACGACGCAGCAGTCATCGATTCTGAAAATCAAAAAGTAGTTGTTTCCACAGATATGTTGGCGGAAGGTGTTCATTTCAATTTAGGCTATGTTCCTTTGAAACATTTAGGCTATAAAGCTGTTGTTGTGAACCTCAGCGATATTGCTGCAATGAATGCAACACCAACTCAGATTTTGGTTTCCGTTGCTGTTTCCAACCGTTTCCCGGTTGAAGCTCTGGAAGAAATCTATGCCGGAATTGCTTTGGCTTGCAACAGATACAAAGTGGACTTAATTGGCGGAGATACAACAAGTTCCAACGCTGGTCTTGTGATTAGCGTTACAGCAATTGGTCTTGAAAATGAAGAAAAAATTGTTAAAAGAAATGGTACAAAACCGAATGATCTTTTGGTAGTAACCGGAGATCTTGGTGGTGCTTATCTGGGACTTCAGATTTTGGAAAGAGAGCATTCTGTCTATTTGGCAAACCCGAATATGCAGCCTGAAATGGAAGGCTACGATTATATCCTCGAAAGACAATTGAAACCGGAAGCAAGAACGGATATCAAGAAAAAACTGGAAGAATTGGATATTTTACCAACGTCTATGATTGATGTTTCCGATGGTTTGGCTTCTGAGATTTTGCATCTTTCTGATCAATCTAAAGTCGGCTTCAATGTTTATGAAGAGAAATTACCGATGGACGAAACAACAATCCATACAGCAGATGAGCTAAATCTTAATCCGGCAATGGCAGCTCTTAACGGTGGTGAAGATTATGAATTGTTATTCACAATTGCATCGTCTGATTTTGATAAAATTAAGAATCATCCGGACTTTACTATCATAGGTCATGCAACTGAAGAAGCACAAGGCAGTTTCTTGGTAGCAAGAGGTTCAAATCAATTGATTCCGTTGACAGCCCAAGGCTGGGATGCATTCCTGAATAAAGAGTAA
- a CDS encoding thioredoxin family protein, producing the protein MKKRKWLSYGLILILGLLSFTKVYNSGYQVGDEATDFKLKNVDGKMVSLSDFKSAKGFIVVFTCNHCPYAKKYEDRIVALDKMYKDKGYPVIAINPNDPTVQPQDGFAEMQTRAKEKGFTFPYLVDEGQKIYPVYGATKTPHVYILKKENGKNIVKYIGTIDNNYENPNDVSDHYVQDAVNQLLKNEPVKTEKTVAIGCTIKVKK; encoded by the coding sequence ATGAAAAAAAGAAAATGGCTTTCCTACGGTCTAATCCTGATTTTGGGATTATTAAGTTTTACCAAAGTTTATAATTCCGGTTACCAAGTTGGCGATGAAGCAACAGATTTCAAACTGAAAAACGTGGATGGAAAAATGGTTTCATTAAGCGATTTCAAATCTGCAAAAGGTTTTATCGTTGTTTTCACCTGCAACCATTGTCCGTATGCGAAAAAGTATGAAGACAGAATCGTTGCGCTGGACAAAATGTACAAAGACAAAGGTTATCCTGTGATTGCCATCAATCCGAATGACCCAACTGTTCAGCCTCAGGATGGTTTTGCGGAGATGCAGACGAGAGCGAAAGAAAAAGGTTTTACGTTTCCATATTTGGTAGATGAAGGTCAGAAAATTTATCCCGTTTATGGCGCTACGAAAACGCCACACGTTTATATTTTGAAAAAAGAAAACGGGAAAAATATCGTGAAATACATCGGAACGATTGATAATAATTACGAAAACCCGAATGATGTTTCAGATCATTATGTTCAGGATGCTGTGAATCAGCTTTTGAAAAACGAACCCGTCAAAACCGAGAAAACAGTTGCGATTGGTTGCACAATCAAAGTGAAAAAATAA
- a CDS encoding ABC transporter ATP-binding protein has product MIEVKELRKSFEEVEVLKGITTTFDTGKVNLIIGQSGSGKTVFLKSLLNVYEPSSGAILFDGRDIMTMSREEKQGLRSEIGTVFQGSALFDSMTVEENISFPLDMFTNLTYREKKRKVLEVIGRVNLDKANKKYPSEISGGMQKRVAIARAIVNNPKYLFCDEPNSGLDPYTSNVIDDLLLEITKEYNTTTIINTHDMNSVMTIGEKILYLRLGIKEWEGNKDILATAKNKNLIDFVYSSELFKQLREFMLENNQTSLINDKPEDNEKNN; this is encoded by the coding sequence ATGATAGAAGTAAAAGAATTAAGAAAGAGTTTTGAGGAGGTTGAAGTTCTAAAAGGTATCACTACAACATTTGATACCGGAAAAGTTAATCTTATCATTGGGCAAAGTGGATCTGGTAAAACCGTTTTCTTAAAGTCCCTTTTGAATGTTTATGAACCATCCAGTGGAGCCATTTTATTTGATGGGCGTGATATTATGACAATGTCGCGAGAAGAGAAACAAGGCTTGCGTTCTGAGATTGGAACTGTTTTTCAGGGAAGTGCGCTTTTCGATTCTATGACTGTGGAAGAGAATATCAGTTTCCCATTAGATATGTTCACAAATCTCACTTATCGTGAGAAAAAAAGAAAAGTTCTGGAAGTAATTGGCAGAGTTAATCTGGATAAAGCTAATAAAAAATATCCGTCAGAAATCTCCGGCGGAATGCAGAAAAGGGTAGCGATTGCCAGAGCAATTGTAAATAACCCCAAGTACCTTTTTTGTGATGAACCCAACTCTGGATTAGATCCGTACACCTCTAATGTTATTGACGATCTTCTTTTAGAAATCACTAAAGAATATAACACCACAACCATTATCAATACACACGATATGAACTCTGTGATGACCATTGGTGAGAAAATTCTTTACCTGAGATTAGGAATCAAAGAATGGGAAGGCAACAAAGATATATTGGCAACAGCAAAAAATAAAAATCTGATAGATTTCGTTTATTCTTCAGAGCTCTTTAAACAGCTGAGAGAATTTATGTTAGAAAATAATCAAACAAGTTTAATTAATGATAAACCAGAAGACAATGAAAAAAATAATTAG
- a CDS encoding YARHG domain-containing protein: MKTLNLIFASAILTVSVISCKKETKSEEKIKADSLASKKEVEQEFHKDWYGIYTGDFNSKPIATEYGNEIEEYKKISVKINRITKDSVYGYSVVNGNQRPFRGILNENTLGFVLDEPGSNKSDGRFQLKIKQDSLVGDWSAYNKSDVKSPEKTVKLIRKEFAYNPNFMLSKKSYEESDYENPVDWNGGKVKTESYVTDEGKTETYENTFYRSASDKVFVINASKQKLAEKDLKNLRKLDLQIIRNTVFARHGYSFKKATYRQFFENTDWYVPVSNNVDADLSPLEKENVALLARLEKYAEDHYDTFGR, encoded by the coding sequence ATGAAAACCTTAAATCTAATTTTCGCAAGTGCAATTTTGACTGTCTCTGTTATTTCCTGTAAAAAAGAAACGAAATCTGAAGAAAAAATAAAAGCAGATTCTTTGGCTTCTAAAAAGGAAGTGGAGCAGGAGTTCCATAAAGATTGGTACGGAATCTACACTGGAGATTTCAACTCAAAGCCAATTGCGACCGAGTATGGCAATGAAATCGAAGAGTACAAAAAGATATCAGTCAAAATCAATAGAATCACAAAAGACAGCGTTTATGGTTATTCTGTTGTGAATGGTAACCAAAGACCCTTCCGCGGCATTCTGAATGAAAATACTTTGGGTTTTGTCTTAGATGAGCCTGGAAGTAATAAATCGGACGGGCGTTTTCAACTCAAGATTAAGCAGGACAGTTTGGTTGGAGATTGGTCTGCTTACAACAAATCTGATGTGAAATCACCGGAGAAAACCGTGAAGCTGATAAGAAAAGAGTTTGCCTATAATCCTAATTTTATGCTTTCAAAGAAAAGTTATGAAGAAAGTGATTACGAAAATCCCGTAGATTGGAATGGCGGAAAAGTGAAAACGGAATCTTATGTGACTGACGAAGGCAAAACAGAAACTTACGAAAATACATTTTACAGAAGCGCGTCTGACAAGGTTTTTGTTATCAATGCTTCCAAACAAAAATTAGCTGAAAAAGATTTAAAAAACCTTCGCAAATTAGATCTTCAGATTATCAGAAATACGGTTTTTGCACGCCATGGTTATTCTTTCAAAAAAGCTACTTACCGCCAATTTTTCGAGAATACAGATTGGTACGTTCCTGTCTCCAACAATGTAGATGCTGACCTTTCACCTTTGGAAAAGGAAAATGTGGCACTTCTTGCCCGTTTGGAAAAATATGCTGAAGATCATTACGACACTTTTGGACGATAG
- a CDS encoding helix-turn-helix domain-containing protein, with product MKVILEHISPDENSSFKVLHIKDVPISELNWQYHYHSEIEIVCVLHGKGTRHVGYHKSHFEDGALAVIGSNIPHSGFGLNATDPHEEIVVLFKEEILSLPEGETDANSIKKLLELSRYGVLFSSEVKKQLIPKLKKLAESEGYAKYLLLLEILFELSKTEDFELMNTEVMPYTIVSRNRTRLEAVFTYVENGYQNEIDIMQAADLANLTKPAFCNFFKKATSLTFVEFVNRYRIDKACILLSQEKSIAESCYATGFNNITYFNKTFKKYTKTTPGQFIRNL from the coding sequence ATGAAAGTTATTCTTGAACATATTTCTCCGGATGAAAATAGCTCTTTCAAAGTACTGCATATTAAAGATGTTCCAATCTCTGAATTGAACTGGCAATACCACTATCATTCTGAGATTGAGATAGTTTGTGTTCTGCACGGGAAAGGAACTAGGCACGTTGGTTACCACAAAAGCCATTTTGAAGATGGCGCTTTGGCTGTGATAGGTTCCAATATCCCGCATTCAGGATTTGGATTAAATGCAACTGATCCGCACGAAGAAATCGTAGTTTTGTTTAAAGAAGAGATACTTTCATTACCGGAAGGAGAAACTGATGCCAATTCAATCAAGAAATTATTGGAACTATCCAGATATGGCGTTTTGTTTTCTTCTGAAGTTAAAAAGCAGCTCATCCCAAAACTTAAAAAACTCGCTGAGTCAGAAGGTTATGCCAAATATTTATTACTTCTTGAGATTCTCTTCGAACTTTCTAAGACAGAAGATTTTGAATTAATGAATACCGAAGTGATGCCTTATACCATTGTTTCCAGAAACCGGACAAGGTTGGAAGCTGTTTTCACCTATGTGGAAAATGGGTATCAGAATGAGATTGATATTATGCAGGCAGCAGACTTGGCAAATCTTACAAAACCTGCTTTCTGCAATTTCTTCAAAAAAGCAACATCATTAACGTTTGTAGAGTTTGTTAATCGATATAGAATTGATAAAGCTTGCATTCTGTTATCCCAAGAAAAAAGCATAGCAGAAAGCTGCTATGCTACAGGTTTTAATAATATTACTTATTTTAATAAGACCTTTAAAAAATATACCAAGACAACGCCAGGACAATTTATCAGGAATCTCTGA
- a CDS encoding acyl-CoA thioesterase, translated as MSVYYHKFEVRWSDIDANRHLGNSTYVDYCSQTRMAFLNKNKIGLTQLNRWGVGPVMLHERYSFFKEIYADQTVYVALEVAALSEDGSIYQFVHKFYLPDGTHCATAEATGVWIDMMLRKTTTPPDDIMEVMNEYKSEHVQTITREYLKTLPFRPENIDVSLLENFK; from the coding sequence ATGTCTGTTTATTACCATAAATTTGAAGTGAGATGGAGTGATATTGATGCGAATCGTCACCTGGGAAACTCAACCTATGTTGATTATTGCTCACAAACGAGAATGGCTTTTCTTAATAAAAACAAAATCGGATTGACTCAACTGAATCGTTGGGGCGTAGGTCCGGTAATGTTGCACGAGCGCTATTCTTTCTTCAAAGAAATCTATGCGGATCAGACAGTTTATGTAGCTCTTGAAGTTGCTGCTTTGTCAGAAGACGGATCAATTTATCAGTTCGTTCACAAATTTTATCTGCCAGACGGAACGCATTGTGCAACAGCGGAAGCAACCGGCGTTTGGATTGATATGATGTTGAGAAAAACGACAACGCCACCAGATGATATTATGGAAGTGATGAACGAGTACAAGTCTGAACATGTGCAGACCATCACAAGAGAATATTTGAAAACTTTGCCTTTCCGTCCAGAAAACATAGATGTTTCTCTTTTAGAAAACTTTAAATAA
- a CDS encoding MlaE family ABC transporter permease, which produces MVKRFFESIGEYFMLLGKVLSKPQKRNVYMKLLVREFYDLGVNSFGLVLFTSFFVGAVVAIQMFNNFDASSFPIPNSFVGYATKVVLILEFSPTIISVILAGKVGSYIASSIGTMRVTEQIDALDIMGVNSPNFLILPKIVASVVFNPILIAISIVIGIYGGYIAGVATGSWTKADYITGIQMYMPSYFIWYAFMKTAAFAFLIATIPAYFGYNVKGGSLEVGRASTQAVVWTMISVIIMNLLLTQMFLS; this is translated from the coding sequence ATGGTAAAACGATTTTTTGAATCTATTGGAGAATATTTCATGCTGTTGGGAAAAGTCTTGAGCAAACCCCAAAAGAGAAATGTTTATATGAAACTTTTGGTGAGAGAATTTTACGATCTTGGAGTTAACTCTTTCGGATTGGTATTATTTACATCATTTTTCGTGGGAGCCGTTGTTGCTATTCAGATGTTCAATAACTTCGATGCTTCATCATTCCCTATTCCTAATAGTTTTGTGGGCTATGCAACAAAAGTGGTTTTAATTCTAGAATTTTCACCAACTATTATTTCGGTAATTCTTGCTGGGAAAGTAGGTTCTTATATCGCATCCAGTATTGGAACAATGCGTGTAACAGAACAGATTGATGCTCTTGATATTATGGGTGTTAACTCACCGAATTTTCTGATTTTGCCAAAAATTGTAGCGAGTGTGGTTTTCAATCCTATTCTCATTGCGATTAGTATTGTAATCGGGATTTATGGAGGATATATTGCAGGAGTTGCTACCGGAAGCTGGACAAAAGCAGATTATATTACCGGAATCCAAATGTATATGCCCTCTTATTTTATTTGGTATGCCTTTATGAAAACAGCAGCTTTCGCATTTTTAATTGCAACTATTCCTGCTTATTTTGGATACAACGTAAAAGGAGGTTCTTTGGAAGTTGGACGGGCAAGTACACAAGCGGTGGTTTGGACGATGATTTCTGTAATCATCATGAATTTATTATTAACCCAAATGTTCCTGAGCTAA
- a CDS encoding NAD(P)/FAD-dependent oxidoreductase translates to MSKKKRIIIIGGGAAGFFAAANLDEEKFYVTILEQNSDVLQKVKISGGGRCNVTHACFDPRELTQFYPRGNRELLSVFTKFQPGDTMDWFESRNVPLKIEKDNRIFPESDSSQSIMNALITEVRNKNFEVKNQVSVTEIINENESYLIKTKQGDFIADIVIYTTGSSPKSLKIIENLGHKIVEPVPSLFTFNIKNNLLKDLPGTSFENAEIRIPSLKTEESGPLLITHWGLSGPAVLKISAWEARTLAKLKYQFEIEVNFISKPISDAEEELKEFKNQNPKKSIGQSKIFDVTNRFWNKILEINQINPEKQIANLSGKEMTLILENLCQKKLLVTGKSTFKDEFVTAGGVDLKEVNFKNMSSKILPDFYISGEVLDIDAVTGGFNFQACWSEAWLISQHLNAL, encoded by the coding sequence ATGTCAAAGAAGAAAAGAATAATTATCATAGGCGGTGGCGCAGCGGGTTTTTTCGCGGCAGCCAATCTGGACGAGGAAAAATTCTATGTCACAATTCTCGAGCAAAATTCGGATGTTTTGCAAAAAGTGAAAATCTCCGGCGGCGGAAGATGCAACGTGACGCACGCTTGTTTTGACCCAAGAGAGTTGACTCAATTTTACCCAAGAGGCAATCGTGAATTACTAAGCGTTTTTACCAAATTCCAACCGGGCGATACAATGGATTGGTTCGAATCCAGAAATGTACCTTTGAAAATCGAAAAAGATAACAGGATTTTCCCTGAGTCCGATTCTTCTCAAAGTATTATGAATGCTTTGATTACTGAAGTTCGAAATAAAAACTTTGAAGTTAAAAATCAAGTTTCTGTTACAGAAATTATCAATGAAAATGAATCTTATTTAATTAAAACAAAACAAGGCGATTTCATAGCCGATATTGTGATTTACACAACCGGAAGTTCGCCCAAGTCTTTGAAAATTATTGAGAATCTTGGGCACAAAATTGTGGAACCGGTTCCGTCCTTATTTACTTTCAATATCAAAAATAATTTGTTGAAAGACCTGCCGGGAACAAGTTTTGAAAATGCAGAAATCAGAATTCCGAGTCTGAAAACGGAAGAATCCGGACCTTTATTGATTACACATTGGGGACTTTCTGGTCCTGCGGTTTTAAAAATTTCGGCTTGGGAAGCCAGAACTTTAGCAAAGTTGAAATATCAGTTTGAGATTGAAGTTAATTTTATTTCGAAACCTATTTCTGATGCGGAGGAAGAACTGAAAGAATTCAAAAATCAAAATCCGAAAAAATCTATCGGACAATCGAAAATATTTGATGTGACCAATCGTTTCTGGAACAAGATTCTGGAAATCAATCAAATCAATCCCGAAAAGCAAATTGCTAATCTTTCCGGCAAAGAAATGACTTTGATTCTTGAAAATCTTTGTCAGAAAAAACTATTGGTTACTGGCAAATCAACCTTCAAAGATGAGTTCGTAACGGCAGGAGGTGTTGACCTCAAAGAAGTTAACTTTAAGAATATGTCTTCCAAAATTTTGCCTGATTTTTATATTTCTGGCGAAGTTCTTGATATAGATGCAGTTACAGGAGGCTTTAATTTCCAAGCCTGTTGGAGCGAAGCTTGGCTGATTTCTCAACATCTGAACGCTTTGTAA
- a CDS encoding bacteriophage spanin2 family protein: MKYSKNILKTLLLAVFFLMVSCKTTVVSPNKPMYDNTLELYKKYSIQTKDAKTQKIEVLKVDATKIYGKNKTGEMVEIERSEVREIKKPDVLASIAIVVAAVAAVIFVPI; this comes from the coding sequence ATGAAATATTCGAAAAATATTCTGAAAACACTTCTGCTAGCCGTGTTTTTTTTAATGGTTTCTTGTAAGACGACAGTTGTATCTCCCAACAAGCCGATGTATGACAATACACTAGAACTTTACAAAAAATACTCTATCCAAACCAAAGATGCCAAGACTCAGAAAATCGAAGTTTTGAAAGTGGACGCGACCAAAATCTATGGTAAAAACAAAACTGGAGAAATGGTTGAAATTGAAAGAAGCGAAGTGCGCGAAATCAAAAAACCAGATGTTTTAGCATCCATTGCAATTGTTGTAGCAGCGGTTGCTGCCGTTATTTTTGTTCCGATTTAA
- a CDS encoding M48 family metallopeptidase, which translates to MKILKTSAFVIAALGITACVTNPITGRSSIQIANNSEIATAAASEYKTTLSKAKVVTGTADANRIKNVGARIKNAAYAYYKKIGRESALTGYNWEFNLIQDSQLNAWCMPGGKVAFYTGIMPVCKDDNGVAVVMGHEVSHALAGHGNERISQAMLAQYGGSLLGGTMSNSQWAGVFEKVYPIGAQVGLLAYGRKQESEADEMGLQLMAMAGYDPRTATAFWQRMEASSTGSRQPEFLSTHPNPQNRIADLNADMPKALEYYKAAGGKL; encoded by the coding sequence ATGAAAATTTTAAAAACTTCAGCTTTCGTAATTGCAGCATTAGGAATTACTGCTTGTGTCACTAACCCAATTACAGGTAGATCATCTATCCAGATTGCTAATAATTCTGAAATTGCAACTGCTGCTGCATCAGAATATAAGACAACGCTTTCCAAAGCAAAAGTTGTAACCGGAACGGCAGATGCTAACCGGATAAAAAATGTTGGAGCCAGAATTAAAAATGCGGCTTATGCTTATTATAAGAAAATCGGTCGTGAGTCAGCTTTGACTGGGTATAATTGGGAATTTAACTTGATTCAAGACAGTCAACTGAATGCTTGGTGTATGCCTGGCGGAAAAGTAGCTTTTTATACAGGAATTATGCCTGTGTGTAAGGATGATAATGGTGTTGCCGTTGTAATGGGACACGAAGTTTCTCACGCTTTGGCAGGACACGGAAACGAAAGAATTTCGCAGGCGATGTTGGCTCAATACGGTGGGAGTCTTTTAGGCGGAACAATGTCTAACAGCCAATGGGCAGGCGTTTTTGAAAAGGTTTATCCAATCGGAGCTCAAGTTGGACTTTTAGCTTACGGAAGAAAACAGGAGTCTGAGGCAGACGAAATGGGATTGCAACTAATGGCAATGGCCGGTTACGATCCAAGAACTGCGACAGCTTTCTGGCAAAGAATGGAAGCTTCTTCTACTGGCAGCAGACAGCCAGAATTCTTATCCACTCACCCGAATCCGCAAAACAGAATAGCTGACCTAAATGCTGATATGCCAAAAGCACTGGAATATTATAAAGCTGCCGGAGGAAAATTATAA
- a CDS encoding DUF2306 domain-containing protein, with amino-acid sequence MLNITLDYVPIASDVSFLMIKQTEVTSRPEYLPIFYIHVYSSIFALLAGFIAVFFDKNLKYLHRFSGRIYVFITLAFSSLSGIYIGIFANGGWTAKVSFVLLGILWFYTTCKSYSEIRKKNIARHKFWMWRSYALAVSAITLRMWKVILVYLFQPNPMDIYQVIAWLGWIPNLLLVEYLIKKQNR; translated from the coding sequence ATGCTGAACATTACTTTGGATTATGTTCCGATAGCTTCTGACGTCAGTTTCTTAATGATCAAGCAGACAGAAGTGACTTCCCGACCGGAATATCTCCCTATTTTTTACATACACGTATACAGCAGTATTTTCGCTTTGTTGGCAGGATTTATTGCTGTTTTTTTTGATAAAAATTTGAAATACTTACATAGATTTTCCGGCAGAATTTATGTTTTTATAACGCTTGCTTTTTCTTCCTTATCAGGGATTTATATTGGCATTTTTGCCAACGGCGGATGGACAGCAAAAGTTTCATTTGTGTTGCTTGGCATTCTTTGGTTTTACACGACCTGCAAATCGTATTCAGAAATTCGGAAAAAAAATATCGCACGGCACAAATTCTGGATGTGGCGAAGTTATGCTTTGGCCGTTTCTGCGATCACATTGCGGATGTGGAAAGTAATTTTAGTATATTTATTCCAGCCCAATCCAATGGATATTTATCAGGTTATTGCTTGGCTTGGATGGATTCCCAACTTGTTATTAGTAGAATATTTAATCAAAAAACAAAACCGATGA
- a CDS encoding outer membrane beta-barrel protein, translating to MKKIISTIGVLASVFAYSQITFGLRANALLDTSSASWENFKGSINQAVDTKGDNSTGFNVGLAAKIDFPVSGWFVMPEIYYTSFKKSVETTGDVEIKAKSNRIDVPVLVGHNFLLGKLAAFVGPVASYNLSTDNTYADFKENGTKDFTVGYQFGAQATLSKFVINARYEGAFSKDSRKFINTVADASGNNTEIRYDNRPSMFIVGIGYNFK from the coding sequence ATGAAAAAAATAATTAGCACGATCGGTGTATTAGCAAGTGTATTTGCTTATTCACAAATAACATTTGGATTGAGAGCAAACGCATTGTTAGACACATCATCCGCAAGTTGGGAAAACTTCAAAGGATCAATTAACCAAGCAGTAGATACAAAAGGAGATAACTCAACAGGCTTTAATGTTGGTTTGGCTGCTAAAATTGACTTCCCCGTTAGTGGATGGTTTGTAATGCCGGAAATCTATTATACTTCTTTCAAAAAAAGTGTTGAAACTACTGGAGATGTTGAGATAAAAGCGAAAAGTAACCGAATTGATGTGCCTGTTTTAGTAGGTCACAACTTTCTGTTAGGAAAATTAGCAGCTTTTGTTGGCCCTGTTGCATCCTATAACCTTTCAACAGACAATACTTATGCTGACTTTAAAGAAAATGGAACTAAAGATTTTACTGTAGGTTATCAATTTGGAGCTCAAGCTACTCTTTCAAAATTTGTAATTAATGCAAGATATGAAGGTGCTTTTTCTAAAGATAGCAGAAAGTTCATCAATACCGTTGCAGACGCTTCTGGAAACAATACAGAAATCAGATATGATAACCGTCCTAGTATGTTTATCGTAGGTATCGGTTATAACTTCAAATAA
- a CDS encoding DUF2809 domain-containing protein, whose amino-acid sequence MKINFKFDYKNFLIAVLIFIVEVLIATKLKDWFFVRAYLGDVFVVMLMYYFIKAFFDFNSTKLVIGIFIFSCLIEFAQYFHFGELLGFKDNRIMMIVLGNSFSWIDILCYFAGCVVLYIIEIGSVKLKSN is encoded by the coding sequence GTGAAAATTAATTTTAAATTCGATTACAAAAACTTTCTGATTGCAGTTTTGATTTTTATCGTAGAGGTTTTGATTGCTACAAAACTCAAAGATTGGTTCTTTGTCAGAGCTTATTTGGGTGATGTTTTTGTTGTAATGCTGATGTATTATTTCATTAAAGCATTCTTCGATTTCAATTCAACAAAACTGGTTATCGGAATTTTCATTTTTTCCTGCCTGATTGAGTTTGCCCAATATTTTCACTTCGGAGAATTATTGGGTTTCAAAGACAATCGCATAATGATGATCGTTCTTGGCAACTCATTTAGCTGGATTGACATTCTCTGCTATTTTGCCGGATGTGTGGTTTTGTATATTATAGAAATCGGTTCAGTTAAACTTAAGTCAAATTAA